One stretch of Campylobacter sp. CCS1377 DNA includes these proteins:
- the nuoD gene encoding NADH dehydrogenase (quinone) subunit D: MQIPSKLKPYYENIVFEQEDSKMIINLGPQHPSAHGNLRLVLELDGEQVVKARPTIGYMHRGMEKMAENMIYQEFIPTTDRMDYIAASANNYAYCAAVEKLCGLEIPRRAQVIRMILLELNRIASHLLWLATHALDIGAMSVFLYCFREREYVLDLIEKYCGARLTHSSMRIGGVMLDLPEGFLNELLAFCDKFPKDVADYEALLDDNRIWRLRTENVGVVSKEQALNWGCTGVMLRGSGVKYDIRKEESYLLYNEIDFGVPYAMQGDSYARYKVYMQEFRESLKILRQCAVLYKDTPPEILANHPEYVSSSKEQILTQNYSLMQHFVLITQGLKPPKGEVYVPTESPKGELGFFIHSDGTGRPYRLKARTPSYWHCAFFEEMLVGTYLADVVAIMGNVNIVLGEIDR; this comes from the coding sequence ATGCAAATTCCTAGCAAGTTAAAACCTTATTATGAAAATATAGTTTTCGAGCAAGAAGACTCAAAGATGATTATAAATCTAGGACCGCAACACCCATCAGCACACGGGAATTTACGCCTTGTTTTAGAGCTTGATGGAGAGCAGGTTGTAAAGGCAAGGCCAACCATTGGTTATATGCATCGTGGTATGGAAAAAATGGCCGAAAATATGATTTATCAAGAATTTATCCCTACCACTGATAGGATGGACTATATCGCAGCTTCTGCAAATAATTATGCTTATTGTGCGGCTGTTGAAAAGCTTTGTGGCTTAGAAATTCCGCGTCGTGCACAAGTTATACGAATGATACTTTTAGAGCTAAACCGCATTGCATCGCATTTGCTTTGGCTTGCGACTCACGCGCTTGATATTGGGGCGATGAGTGTGTTTTTGTATTGTTTTAGAGAGCGCGAATATGTTTTGGATTTAATAGAAAAATATTGCGGTGCAAGACTCACGCATTCTTCGATGAGAATTGGCGGAGTAATGCTTGATTTGCCAGAAGGCTTTTTAAATGAGCTTTTGGCATTTTGCGATAAATTTCCTAAAGATGTGGCTGATTATGAAGCCTTACTCGATGATAATAGAATTTGGCGTTTAAGAACCGAAAATGTAGGTGTCGTAAGCAAAGAACAAGCTTTAAATTGGGGTTGTACTGGCGTGATGTTAAGGGGCAGTGGTGTAAAATATGATATACGCAAAGAAGAGTCTTATTTACTCTATAACGAAATAGATTTTGGTGTACCTTATGCAATGCAAGGAGATTCTTATGCAAGATATAAAGTGTATATGCAAGAATTCCGCGAAAGTCTTAAAATACTTAGACAATGTGCCGTGCTTTACAAAGATACCCCGCCTGAAATTTTAGCAAATCATCCCGAATATGTAAGTAGTTCAAAAGAACAAATTTTAACGCAAAATTATTCTTTAATGCAGCATTTTGTTTTAATCACTCAAGGCTTAAAACCGCCTAAAGGTGAAGTTTATGTGCCAACTGAAAGTCCTAAAGGAGAGCTTGGCTTTTTTATCCATAGTGATGGCACGGGAAGACCTTATCGTTTAAAAGCTAGGACTCCAAGTTACTGGCATTGTGCTTTTTTTGAAGAAATGCTTGTGGGTACTTATTTGGCTGATGTTGTAGCCATTATGGGAAATGTAAATATTGTTTTAGGCGAGATTGATCGATGA
- a CDS encoding NAD(P)H-quinone oxidoreductase subunit 3, translating into MSHIYTQHPYFGIFAMMVIASLIFFGLVFLASKIGNNFAAKNRKKLGLGIYECGPIPVKQANKINSQFFIVALIFILLDIEVVFLFPWALIFKELGWFGLLEVFVFILLLGVGFLYAYKKGAFQWQSIK; encoded by the coding sequence ATGTCTCATATTTATACGCAACATCCTTATTTTGGGATATTTGCGATGATGGTTATTGCGAGTTTGATTTTTTTTGGACTAGTGTTTTTAGCTTCAAAAATTGGCAATAATTTTGCTGCAAAAAACCGAAAAAAACTAGGACTTGGAATTTATGAATGCGGTCCAATTCCTGTAAAACAAGCTAATAAAATAAATTCTCAATTCTTCATTGTGGCTTTAATTTTCATTCTTTTAGATATAGAAGTGGTGTTTTTATTTCCTTGGGCTTTGATTTTTAAAGAGCTGGGTTGGTTTGGGCTTTTAGAAGTTTTTGTTTTCATCCTACTTTTGGGAGTAGGTTTTTTATATGCTTATAAAAAAGGAGCGTTTCAATGGCAGAGCATCAAGTAA
- a CDS encoding ATP-binding cassette domain-containing protein has translation MCVRNLNCQVGDKKLLENISLNLEEKQALAIIGKSGSGKSLLARSLLALLDRDFYLRADEFFVDEIKPLKANSKTLQILRTRVALVFQDVMASFYPFLDVGALFHLILKTHTRLNAKMRKEKAFFYLHRFGLENLELIWHSYVHQLSVGMARRVSLALALVCEPRYLICDEITCSLDHENELRIYEFLKELKKDLGIILITHDLNGARELADEILVLEEGKCIEKALKDEFFQAPKSEYAKNLLAEFKKEKYCF, from the coding sequence ATTTGCGTTAGGAATTTAAATTGCCAAGTTGGGGATAAAAAATTATTAGAAAATATTAGCTTAAATTTAGAAGAAAAACAAGCTCTTGCTATTATAGGTAAAAGTGGTTCTGGAAAGAGTTTGTTGGCTAGGAGTTTGTTGGCTTTATTGGATAGAGATTTTTATCTTAGAGCAGATGAGTTTTTTGTTGATGAAATTAAGCCTTTAAAAGCAAATTCTAAGACATTGCAAATTTTAAGAACACGTGTGGCTTTAGTATTTCAAGATGTGATGGCGAGTTTTTATCCTTTTTTAGATGTGGGAGCTTTGTTTCATTTGATTTTAAAAACTCATACAAGATTGAATGCTAAGATGAGAAAAGAAAAAGCCTTTTTTTATCTCCATCGTTTTGGGCTTGAAAATTTGGAGCTTATTTGGCATTCTTATGTGCACCAATTAAGCGTTGGTATGGCCAGAAGAGTGAGTTTAGCTTTGGCTTTAGTGTGTGAGCCTAGGTATTTAATTTGCGATGAAATCACTTGCTCTTTAGACCATGAAAATGAACTTAGAATTTATGAGTTTTTGAAAGAATTAAAAAAAGATCTGGGCATTATTTTAATTACTCATGATTTAAATGGTGCAAGGGAACTTGCTGATGAAATTTTGGTTTTAGAAGAGGGTAAATGTATTGAAAAAGCTTTGAAAGATGAATTTTTTCAAGCTCCAAAAAGCGAATACGCAAAGAATTTATTGGCTGAATTTAAAAAGGAAAAATATTGCTTTTAA
- a CDS encoding aspartate ammonia-lyase — MGTRKEHDFIGELEISDDVYYGVQTFRALENFHMSGRSLKNYPYFVKAFAQVKKAAALSNKELGVLDADKADAIAKACDRLINGEFIDQFVVDMIQGGAGTSTNMNVNEVLTNIALESMGHKKGEYQYLHPNDHTNLGQSTNDTYPSSIKVATHAKLGDLLKAMEELKSELLVKAKEYKDMIKMGRTELEDAVPTTLGNTFNAFASYIQSDIEKLTAAREVMTVLNLGATAIGTGINCHPDYKVKVEQKLKEITGVDFKPAKDLIAATQDTADFVFVSGALKTAAVRLSKIANDLRLMNSGPRCGLGEITLPAMQPGSSIMPGKVNPVICEAVGEACYEVIGNDVTIMLCSERGEFELNAFEPGIAYGLFNSIVLLENAMKTLAQKAVKGLKANPEACKKMVLNSIGIVTAFNPVLGYEKSASIAKEALQTGKAVGDICLERGYLPKEEIDKILTPENMLNPQMTEKRKA; from the coding sequence ATGGGAACAAGAAAAGAACATGATTTCATTGGAGAACTTGAAATTTCTGATGATGTGTATTATGGCGTGCAAACTTTTAGAGCGCTAGAAAACTTCCATATGAGTGGAAGAAGTCTAAAAAATTACCCTTATTTTGTTAAGGCTTTTGCGCAAGTAAAAAAAGCTGCTGCCCTAAGCAATAAAGAATTAGGAGTTCTTGATGCCGATAAGGCTGATGCTATTGCGAAAGCTTGTGATAGATTAATAAATGGCGAATTTATAGATCAATTTGTTGTAGATATGATCCAAGGTGGTGCTGGAACTTCAACTAATATGAATGTTAATGAAGTTTTAACTAACATTGCATTAGAAAGCATGGGACACAAAAAAGGTGAATATCAATACCTTCATCCAAACGATCACACAAACCTAGGACAATCAACAAACGACACTTATCCAAGCTCCATTAAAGTAGCAACTCATGCTAAACTTGGAGATTTATTAAAAGCTATGGAAGAATTAAAAAGTGAGCTTTTAGTAAAAGCCAAAGAATACAAAGATATGATTAAAATGGGTAGAACAGAGCTTGAAGATGCTGTACCAACAACGCTAGGTAATACTTTCAACGCTTTTGCAAGCTACATTCAAAGTGACATAGAAAAACTTACCGCTGCAAGAGAGGTAATGACAGTTTTAAATTTAGGTGCAACTGCGATTGGGACAGGAATTAACTGCCACCCAGATTATAAAGTAAAAGTAGAACAAAAATTAAAAGAAATCACAGGTGTAGATTTTAAACCAGCAAAAGATTTAATCGCCGCAACTCAAGATACTGCAGATTTTGTTTTTGTAAGCGGTGCTTTAAAAACTGCAGCTGTTAGACTTTCTAAAATTGCCAACGACTTAAGATTAATGAATTCAGGTCCAAGATGCGGACTCGGCGAAATCACTTTACCTGCTATGCAACCAGGAAGTTCTATTATGCCAGGTAAAGTAAATCCTGTAATTTGCGAAGCAGTAGGCGAAGCTTGCTATGAAGTAATTGGAAATGATGTAACCATCATGCTTTGCTCTGAAAGAGGCGAATTTGAACTTAACGCTTTTGAACCAGGAATTGCTTATGGGCTTTTCAATTCTATTGTATTGCTTGAAAATGCGATGAAAACTCTAGCACAAAAAGCAGTAAAAGGCTTAAAAGCTAATCCAGAAGCTTGCAAAAAAATGGTATTAAATTCTATCGGTATCGTTACAGCATTTAATCCAGTACTTGGCTATGAAAAATCTGCAAGCATTGCTAAAGAAGCTTTGCAAACTGGAAAAGCAGTAGGTGATATTTGTTTAGAAAGAGGTTATCTTCCAAAAGAAGAGATTGATAAAATTTTAACACCTGAAAATATGCTAAATCCTCAAATGACAGAGAAAAGAAAAGCTTAA
- the ung gene encoding uracil-DNA glycosylase — MENLKIELEKIKMNPEWKEFLKDEFCKDYFLEIKKHYKQALDERKVIYPPSNLTFNAFNLTPLNSLKVVLLGQDPYHQPHQAMGLSFSVPCGVRIPPSLLNIYKELQADLGIKIHHNGDLSAWARQGVLLLNSILSVEANKPASHSSWGWQEFSDAVISRLSEQKQGLIFLLWGNYAKSKKVLIDTCKHFVLEAAHPSPLARSGFLGCRHFSKTNQLLENQGKEKIEWDLGKF; from the coding sequence ATGGAAAATCTTAAAATTGAGCTAGAAAAAATCAAAATGAATCCTGAATGGAAAGAATTTTTAAAAGATGAATTTTGCAAAGATTATTTTTTAGAAATAAAAAAACACTACAAACAAGCTTTAGATGAAAGAAAGGTGATATATCCACCTTCTAATTTAACTTTTAATGCTTTTAATCTCACTCCTTTAAATTCCTTAAAAGTTGTTCTTTTAGGGCAAGATCCTTACCATCAACCGCATCAAGCGATGGGGCTTAGTTTTTCTGTGCCTTGTGGAGTGCGAATTCCGCCTAGTCTTTTAAATATTTATAAAGAATTACAAGCAGATTTAGGCATTAAAATTCATCATAATGGAGATTTGAGTGCTTGGGCAAGACAAGGAGTTTTGCTTTTAAATTCTATACTTAGCGTAGAAGCAAATAAACCAGCAAGCCATAGTTCTTGGGGTTGGCAAGAATTTAGTGATGCGGTAATTTCGCGTTTGAGTGAGCAAAAGCAGGGTTTGATTTTTTTACTCTGGGGCAATTATGCAAAAAGCAAAAAAGTTTTGATTGATACATGCAAGCATTTTGTATTAGAGGCAGCACATCCAAGTCCTTTAGCTAGGAGTGGTTTTTTAGGATGTAGGCATTTTTCTAAAACAAATCAGCTTTTGGAAAATCAAGGTAAAGAGAAGATAGAGTGGGATTTGGGTAAGTTTTAA
- a CDS encoding ABC transporter substrate-binding protein, with protein sequence MLRKIFLVLFSIFVLNSQALTPKDTIVVAVENEPKRINPIFSEDHDAAIALIFSGLTRFDEKMNIKPDLAKSWKISKDGLVYEFDLREDVLWHDGEKFSAKDVKFSLEAFKNKKLNTPVWVNFEMIEDIKIINDYKIKITLKEPFPAFLDVLSLGVLPKHLLENKDLNKDIFNQKPIGTGPFKFKEWKKGQYLSLEANENYHLGKVGSKKLILKFISDPSIAALELKNSSVDVAVVDATLAKNFENDANFNVLKMKGADYRALMFNFENELFKDKKVRLALNYAVNKAVLIDSLLHGYGFVANQPLQLSWASPKENFGYAYDMKKAQSLLEEAGWAKNQKGILEKDGKEFEFEMYAMSDDPLRVALVNFLQSELRKIGIKARAMAKPRGSFDYSKVDSFLVGWGSPYDPDLHTFRVFSSIGDTKNNAGGWNYGHYENAKVDKTLLNARSVLDIDKRKKHYEEFIKALNEDPAYIFLVYLEFPVVAAKNIQGLKATTLGHHGVGFTFNAYEWSKN encoded by the coding sequence ATGTTAAGAAAAATATTTCTAGTTTTATTTTCAATATTTGTGTTAAATTCCCAAGCATTAACTCCAAAAGATACTATAGTGGTTGCAGTAGAAAATGAACCCAAACGCATTAATCCAATTTTCAGCGAAGATCACGATGCGGCCATTGCACTGATATTTTCAGGACTTACACGCTTTGATGAGAAGATGAATATCAAGCCTGATTTGGCAAAATCTTGGAAAATCAGCAAAGATGGCTTGGTCTATGAGTTTGACTTAAGGGAAGATGTTTTGTGGCATGATGGAGAAAAATTTAGCGCAAAAGATGTGAAATTTAGCCTAGAGGCATTTAAAAATAAAAAGCTAAATACTCCTGTATGGGTGAATTTTGAAATGATTGAAGATATAAAAATTATAAATGATTATAAGATAAAAATTACGCTTAAAGAACCTTTTCCAGCATTTTTAGATGTTTTGAGCTTGGGGGTATTGCCAAAACATTTGCTAGAAAATAAAGATTTAAATAAAGATATTTTCAATCAAAAACCCATAGGCACAGGGCCTTTTAAATTTAAAGAATGGAAAAAAGGACAATATCTTAGTCTTGAAGCCAATGAAAATTATCATTTAGGCAAAGTAGGAAGTAAAAAGCTTATTTTAAAATTCATTTCAGATCCTTCTATCGCGGCTTTAGAATTAAAAAATTCAAGTGTTGATGTGGCTGTAGTTGATGCAACTTTGGCAAAAAATTTTGAAAATGATGCAAATTTTAATGTTTTAAAAATGAAAGGGGCTGATTATAGGGCTTTGATGTTTAATTTTGAAAATGAGCTTTTCAAAGATAAAAAAGTGCGTTTGGCCTTAAATTATGCGGTGAATAAAGCAGTTCTGATTGATTCTTTATTGCATGGTTATGGCTTTGTGGCTAATCAACCTTTGCAGCTTTCTTGGGCGAGTCCAAAAGAAAATTTTGGCTATGCTTATGATATGAAAAAAGCACAGAGTTTATTAGAAGAAGCGGGTTGGGCGAAAAATCAAAAAGGAATTTTAGAAAAAGATGGCAAGGAATTTGAATTTGAAATGTATGCTATGAGTGATGATCCTTTGCGTGTGGCTTTGGTGAATTTTTTGCAAAGTGAATTGAGGAAAATTGGCATTAAAGCAAGGGCGATGGCAAAGCCTCGTGGGAGTTTTGATTATTCTAAAGTTGATAGTTTTTTAGTGGGCTGGGGAAGTCCTTATGATCCAGATTTGCATACTTTTAGGGTTTTTAGCTCCATAGGTGATACTAAGAATAACGCTGGAGGTTGGAATTACGGACATTATGAGAATGCAAAAGTGGATAAGACTTTGTTGAACGCAAGAAGTGTTTTGGATATTGACAAACGAAAAAAACATTATGAAGAATTTATCAAAGCTTTAAATGAAGATCCTGCTTATATTTTTCTTGTTTATTTAGAATTTCCTGTTGTAGCGGCTAAAAATATACAAGGTTTAAAAGCAACGACTTTGGGTCACCATGGTGTAGGATTTACTTTTAATGCTTATGAGTGGAGCAAAAATTAG
- a CDS encoding ATP-binding cassette domain-containing protein, whose translation MLLKLDNVSKFYTLKRHWYLKKEKNCIFKNISFNLAKGQNLLLSGQSGCGKSTLAKMIAMLENIDEGEIKFQNHSLNSLKFEEQRELRKKLQFVFQDQKTALHPCKKVKTLLFDVYQNFSLKVNLEEILAFFDLFELKKEVLELKPFYLSGGQAARIGLIRALIIKPELLILDETTASLDYLSEKKILKFLNKLGEQTLMSCIFISHKNTLIKNYCHKEFSLDKVL comes from the coding sequence TTGCTTTTAAAACTTGATAATGTGTCTAAATTTTATACCTTAAAAAGGCATTGGTATTTAAAAAAAGAAAAAAATTGTATTTTTAAAAACATTAGTTTTAATCTTGCAAAAGGGCAAAATTTGCTTTTATCAGGGCAAAGCGGTTGTGGAAAAAGTACTTTGGCTAAGATGATAGCAATGCTTGAAAATATAGACGAAGGAGAAATTAAATTCCAAAACCACTCTTTAAATTCTTTAAAATTTGAAGAGCAAAGAGAGCTTAGAAAAAAATTACAATTTGTTTTTCAAGATCAAAAAACCGCTTTGCACCCTTGTAAAAAAGTTAAAACTTTACTTTTTGATGTGTATCAAAATTTCTCTTTAAAAGTTAATTTGGAGGAAATTTTGGCATTTTTTGATTTGTTTGAGTTAAAAAAAGAAGTATTGGAGTTAAAGCCTTTTTATTTAAGTGGCGGACAAGCAGCTAGAATAGGACTTATAAGGGCTTTGATTATAAAACCTGAATTACTGATTTTGGATGAAACAACAGCTTCTTTGGATTATTTAAGTGAAAAAAAAATATTGAAATTTTTAAATAAACTTGGAGAGCAAACGCTGATGAGCTGCATTTTCATTTCGCATAAAAATACTTTGATTAAAAATTATTGCCATAAGGAATTTAGTTTGGATAAAGTTTTGTAA
- a CDS encoding NADH-quinone oxidoreductase subunit B produces MAEHQVNYASGLPVVLTSVDKLVQWGRSNSLWALSYGLACCAIEMMAAGGSRYDFDRFGTIFRASPRHSEVMIIAGTLCKKHAEFTRRLYDQMPDPKWVISMGSCANTGGMFNTYSTVQGVDRIIPVDIYVPGCAPRPESFQFALMILQKKIRKEKASRKIAPKRLV; encoded by the coding sequence ATGGCAGAGCATCAAGTAAATTATGCCAGTGGTTTGCCGGTAGTTTTAACAAGCGTAGATAAGCTTGTTCAATGGGGAAGGAGCAATTCTTTATGGGCTTTATCTTATGGTTTAGCCTGTTGTGCGATTGAAATGATGGCAGCAGGTGGTTCAAGGTATGATTTTGATAGATTTGGGACTATTTTTAGAGCTTCACCACGCCATAGTGAAGTGATGATTATTGCAGGAACTTTGTGTAAAAAGCACGCTGAATTTACAAGAAGATTATACGACCAAATGCCTGATCCTAAATGGGTAATTTCTATGGGAAGTTGTGCAAATACAGGCGGTATGTTTAATACTTATTCGACTGTTCAAGGTGTGGATAGGATTATCCCTGTGGATATTTATGTGCCAGGTTGTGCACCACGCCCTGAAAGTTTTCAATTTGCTTTGATGATTTTGCAGAAAAAAATTCGTAAAGAAAAAGCGAGTCGTAAGATTGCTCCAAAAAGGCTTGTATAA
- a CDS encoding NADH-ubiquinone oxidoreductase subunit E family protein, with product MRRVDLRKSKELFEDLAQIIKEAKVGEVLVVLFEIGDFSPVEKSFSFVKEQGCELLNSLKFNQVDWTIVIKKESV from the coding sequence ATGAGAAGAGTGGATTTAAGAAAGAGTAAAGAGCTTTTTGAAGATTTAGCACAAATCATTAAAGAAGCTAAAGTGGGAGAAGTTTTAGTGGTGCTTTTTGAAATCGGTGATTTTTCTCCAGTGGAAAAAAGTTTTTCTTTTGTTAAAGAGCAAGGTTGTGAGCTTTTAAATTCTTTGAAATTCAATCAAGTGGATTGGACTATAGTGATTAAAAAGGAAAGTGTATGA
- a CDS encoding ABC transporter permease codes for MLKNYIYLGIFLSCVVFAICIPLSPHEVDVVDLSNAKISPSWEYFFGSDLLGRDVFTRIGYSFRISLFVGLGASFLALCFAIFYVGLMRIAFREFWLRILDMFLAMPSLLFIMFFQSILAGNIFVMIFVIALGHWAFMAKLLDSKLCYFEKSDFYLAALVLGSSKFRAFFFELLPACFHIFFLLFLLNITHAIAAEATLSFFGLGLDLSEASLGTMLNDASKGIFSGAWWIVVFPIIALLALVLPLLALADNLRKNLGVKI; via the coding sequence ATGCTTAAAAATTATATTTATCTAGGTATTTTTTTATCATGTGTTGTGTTTGCAATTTGCATACCGCTTAGTCCCCATGAAGTCGATGTTGTAGATTTGTCTAATGCTAAAATTTCTCCTAGCTGGGAGTATTTTTTTGGTAGTGATTTGCTTGGTAGAGATGTATTTACAAGGATTGGGTATTCTTTTAGAATTTCTTTATTTGTCGGCCTTGGAGCAAGTTTTTTAGCACTATGTTTTGCGATTTTTTATGTGGGGTTAATGAGAATTGCTTTTAGGGAGTTTTGGCTTAGAATTTTGGATATGTTTTTGGCAATGCCATCTTTGCTTTTTATCATGTTTTTTCAAAGCATTTTAGCGGGTAATATTTTTGTGATGATTTTTGTTATAGCTTTAGGACATTGGGCTTTTATGGCAAAACTTTTGGATTCTAAGCTTTGTTATTTTGAAAAAAGCGATTTTTATTTAGCGGCTTTAGTGCTTGGAAGTTCTAAATTTCGTGCTTTCTTTTTCGAGCTTTTACCTGCTTGTTTTCATATATTTTTTTTGCTTTTTTTGCTTAATATCACTCACGCAATTGCCGCTGAAGCGACTTTGAGTTTTTTTGGCTTAGGGCTTGATTTAAGCGAGGCAAGTTTGGGGACCATGTTAAATGATGCGAGTAAGGGCATTTTTAGCGGGGCTTGGTGGATTGTTGTTTTTCCTATTATTGCTTTGCTTGCACTTGTTTTACCCCTTTTGGCTTTGGCGGATAATTTAAGGAAAAATTTGGGGGTTAAAATTTGA
- a CDS encoding NADH-quinone oxidoreductase subunit C — protein sequence MRKYSDKKNAQLQNYYKDRFYHAPHTKKFDVNESIFKQDYEVLKTQIEIINSFIELDFWVIEIKKEDNIKTLEMLKTLGYLSFTEASAIDFVAQKNGFEVFYQLLNLEKKLRVRIRTFVGVKERLQSVAHIFKGANWSEREIYDMFGIFIINHPNLKRILMPDDWYGHPLLKTYPLQGDEFAKWYEIDKIFGKEYREIVGEEQRDPGFVNDKDTLNFARLYHETPKGGASKEISFKQEYQEDDGVAFVKKVKRDQAKILEKRR from the coding sequence ATGAGAAAATATAGTGATAAAAAAAATGCCCAACTTCAAAATTATTACAAAGATAGATTTTACCATGCTCCACATACTAAAAAATTCGATGTAAATGAAAGTATTTTCAAGCAAGATTATGAAGTTTTAAAAACCCAAATTGAAATTATAAATTCTTTCATAGAACTTGATTTTTGGGTGATTGAAATCAAAAAAGAAGATAATATTAAAACTTTGGAAATGCTTAAAACTTTAGGATATTTAAGTTTTACAGAAGCGAGTGCGATTGATTTTGTAGCACAAAAAAATGGCTTTGAAGTGTTTTATCAGCTTTTAAATTTAGAAAAAAAGCTAAGGGTGCGTATTAGAACCTTTGTGGGCGTAAAAGAAAGATTGCAAAGCGTTGCGCATATCTTTAAAGGGGCTAATTGGAGTGAGAGAGAAATTTATGATATGTTTGGAATTTTCATCATAAATCATCCAAATTTAAAACGCATTCTAATGCCTGATGATTGGTATGGACATCCACTCTTAAAAACCTATCCTTTGCAGGGTGATGAGTTTGCTAAGTGGTATGAGATTGATAAAATTTTTGGCAAAGAATATAGAGAAATTGTAGGCGAAGAGCAAAGAGATCCTGGTTTTGTAAACGATAAAGATACGCTAAATTTTGCAAGGCTTTATCACGAAACGCCAAAAGGCGGCGCTAGTAAGGAAATTTCTTTTAAACAAGAATATCAAGAAGATGATGGCGTGGCTTTTGTAAAAAAAGTCAAACGCGATCAAGCAAAAATTTTAGAAAAAAGGCGTTAA
- a CDS encoding ABC transporter permease: MEQKLVLILLIKRILWACFLSLFGSFLCFVLIFYSKGSVAHAMSLAPVNTELVSQIESNLNLDKPLFIQYKSWLTHFLQADFGISFVSGEKVSVILMQTLPLTLILGLGAFFVLSVLSIVLAMLCVYYKDSFFDKFLHFISMSFLALPSFALSLLAILLFSVELKILPSSGALTFEGNFSFKNLILPLSVLVLTHLAIYLRFSREAFLESLNQNYIQNAFARGLSKKRIYWHLVLKDAMPSIVSYFGSCIVSFLGTTYVVESVFSYGGLGQLALKSILFKDYPVVLAVIVISICLAVFITLCCELIIKSIYTRLDNA, translated from the coding sequence GTGGAGCAAAAATTAGTGCTTATTTTGCTTATAAAGCGTATTCTTTGGGCTTGTTTTTTGTCTTTGTTTGGAAGTTTTTTGTGCTTTGTTTTGATTTTTTATTCCAAAGGAAGTGTGGCTCATGCTATGAGTTTAGCACCTGTAAATACAGAGCTTGTGAGTCAGATTGAAAGCAATTTAAATTTAGACAAGCCACTTTTTATTCAGTATAAATCTTGGCTTACTCACTTTTTGCAAGCAGATTTTGGCATTTCTTTTGTGAGTGGCGAAAAAGTGAGTGTGATTTTAATGCAAACCTTGCCCTTAACGCTTATACTTGGACTTGGAGCATTTTTTGTTTTGTCTGTTTTATCCATTGTTTTGGCTATGCTTTGTGTGTATTATAAAGATAGTTTTTTTGATAAGTTCTTGCATTTTATAAGCATGAGTTTTTTGGCATTACCTTCTTTTGCTTTGTCTTTATTAGCAATATTGCTATTTAGTGTGGAGCTTAAAATTTTGCCTAGTTCTGGGGCTTTAACTTTTGAAGGAAATTTTAGTTTTAAGAATTTGATTTTACCTTTGAGTGTGCTTGTTTTAACGCATTTGGCTATTTATTTGCGTTTTAGCAGAGAAGCTTTTTTAGAAAGTTTAAATCAAAACTATATCCAAAATGCTTTTGCAAGAGGACTTAGTAAAAAAAGAATTTATTGGCATTTGGTTTTAAAGGATGCTATGCCAAGTATTGTGAGTTATTTTGGCTCGTGCATAGTAAGTTTTTTAGGTACGACTTATGTTGTAGAGAGTGTTTTTTCTTATGGAGGCTTGGGTCAACTTGCACTAAAGAGTATTCTTTTTAAGGATTATCCTGTGGTGCTTGCTGTGATTGTCATAAGTATTTGTTTGGCTGTTTTTATCACTTTGTGTTGTGAGTTAATCATAAAAAGCATTTATACAAGGCTTGATAATGCTTAA